Proteins encoded in a region of the Amphiprion ocellaris isolate individual 3 ecotype Okinawa chromosome 21, ASM2253959v1, whole genome shotgun sequence genome:
- the cped1 gene encoding cadherin-like and PC-esterase domain-containing protein 1 isoform X5, whose translation MRCLLLRAAGTLLRRRSLSGPLLLLGVAACLFYQSLTAARNHRNRLRSGPQQQQQREVRTAAEDVLMETRELVRSLEDLQAQVRISSQRLLPSRRRRWAVVLTGRRPVWDPEVQLYQRVLQQTGFQVQTTRYAETSSFLRPGDGGWSLLLCLGSSEQSCLRRISFSQLQRHQTVNLLPGLLEAFSDAGGGVCRFYSSLLPTGSDLPMRPHSCGSTSQMLQIPPDSDSPVEAPPPALVAMVNVYALVTSVMPLTSFLHDISVVTTNQQPRGRPVKLSDFLLQQLGPTNCHQALGQVKQVIGEVLQAATANEMQRPISRCVLCFQLLTFTLLFSGSISPVVVQVNSDWTFSSLSDETFEGQITKDLILEDVMNFLLPLRTHLETDTHLETDTHLETDTHLETDTHLETDTHLETDTHLETDTQLSSSETREQLGSCRTTECLSENQLLVLLQFQQQIKTPSAFQLICPSISSSSPSSLGISNLLSRIMSFYELQTNISCRTDEAEEPTNQQPAQSSSQNEGSCVDPHLRQIYTDPALSLTPSFSPQVKEYRAEVTFDTVTIRIRPEPMSSACSVHLDEHRGPRMANFPVGLGNSRISILVTDGADPEPIVMTIYTVHVFRESRPSLPMFGDHVMCSFLQDCGLQVQPGRFCGLQPHISSEGPDQTCSSGDVPGRWVVPCLSCSDNRTCDWREVAWQPDGCYHPLVDRPLLQECMTDRKVMFIGDSTNRGMMYFLMERVNSSLEDWGKAHDTLVYRNLNGGRSLVSYSYYPQFWLGKKQRPTFRRALLQLLNRSRPLENSNRTVLVVGGVQWLNMGHLRTVREVLERESLGNILVVVKSLGMGFHLPVDGIRSLSLAEIQTLYQENANIIATAKHHGYEVIDTFSITMGRYKEFLQGRCACHFHEVEKLWSTKPPSDTSSTTNRTRTSPGLSSQLALSDTDQEVESKPSTYHVRGPVNQVYSEILLSRICPKTRN comes from the exons atgcggTGCCTCCTCCTCCGGGCCGCCGGGACGCTGCTCCGCCGCCGGTCTCTGTCCGgtccgctgctgctgctcggtGTGGCGGCGTGTCTCTTCTACCAGAGCCTGACGGCGGCCCGGAACCACCGGAACCGGCTCCGGTCCGgtccgcagcagcagcagcagagggaggTCCGGACGGCGGCGGAGGACGTCCTGATGGAGACCCGGGAGCTGGTGCGTTCTCTGGAGGACCTGCAGGCTCAG GTCCGGATCTCGTCCCAGAGGCTCCTCCCCTCCAGGCGGCGCCGTTGGGCCGTGGTTCTGACGGGTCGGAGGCCGGTGTGGGACCCCGAGGTCCAGCTgtaccagagggttctgcagCAGACGGGCTTCCAGGTCCAGACGACCCGGTACGCAGAAACCAGCAGCTTCCTGAGACCGG GTGACGGTGGGTGGAGCCTCCTGCTGTGTCTCGGTTCTTCGGAgcagagttgtctcaggaggaTTTCCTTTTCTCAGCTGCAGCGTCATCAGACG GTGAACCTGCTGCCTGGTCTGCTGGAGGCGTTCTCTGACGCAGGTGGAGGTGTGTGTCGCTTCTACAGCAGCTTACTGCCgacag GATCTGATTTACCCATGAGGCCGCACTCCTGTGGATCGACCAGTCAGATGCTGCAGATTCCTCCAGACAG TGACTCACCTGTGgaagctcctcctcctgctctggttgccatggtgaaTGTTTACGCCCTGGTAACCTCGGTGATGCCGCTGACCTCCTTCCTGCATGACATCAGCGTGGTGACGACCAATCAGCAGCCGAGGGGTCGACCTGTGAAG CTCAGCGacttcctgctgcagcagcttgGACCAACCAACTGCCATCAGGCCTTggggcaggtgaagcaggtgataGGTGAGGTGCTGCAGGCAGCGACAGCCAATGAGATGCAGCGACCAATCAGCAG GTGTGTTCTGTGTTTCCAGCTGCTCACCTTCACTCTGCTGTTCAGCGGTTCCATCTCACCTGTGGTCGTCCAG gTGAACTCTGATTGGACGTTTTCTTCTCTGAGCGATGAAACTTTTGAAGGACAAATAACCAAAGATCTGATCCTGGAGGACGTCATGAACTTCCTGCTGCCGCTGAGGACACACctggagacagacacacacctggagacagacacacacctggagacagacacacacctggagacagacacacacctggagacagacacacac ctggagacagacacacacctggagacagacacacagctgTCCTCCTCAGAGACAAGGGAACAG CTCGGTTCCTGCAGAACGACTGAATGTTTGTCAGAGAACCAACTTCttgttctgctgcagtttcaGCAGCAGATTAAAACTCCATCAGCGTTTCAGCTG ATCTGTCCCAGCATTTCCTCTTCGTCTCCTTCGTCTCTCGGCATCTCCAACCTTCTGTCAAGGATCATGAGTTTCTAcgagctgcagacaaacatcagCTGCAG gacTGACGAGGCGGAGGAACCGACCAATCAGCAGCCGGCTCAGTCATCTTCACAGAATGAAG GTTCCTGTGTGGACCCCCATCTCCGGCAGATCTACACTGACCCCGCCCTCAGCTTGACTCCGTCCTTCAGTCCTCAGGTAAAGGAGTATCGGGCCGAGGTGACCTTCGACACGGTGACCATCAGAATCCGTCCAGAACCGATGAGTTCAGCCTGCAGCGTTCACCTGGACGAGCACCGAGGTCCCAG GATGGCAAACTTCCCCGTCGGCCTTGGCAACAGCAGGATCAGCATCCTGGTGACGGATGGCGCCGATCCGGAGCCCATCGTCATGACGATCTACACCGTCCACGTGTTCCGTGAGAGCCGGCCCAGCCTGCCCATGTTTGGCGATCATGTGATGTGCAGCTTCCTGCAG GACTGTGGTCTTCAGGTCCAACCGGGTCGGTTCTGTGGTCTTCAGCCTCACATCAGTTCTGAGGGCCCAGATCAGACCTGCAGCTCTGGAGACGTCCCAG GTCGGTGGGTGGTGCCGTGTCTCAGCTGTTCTGACAACAGGACGTGCGATTGGAGGGAGGTTGCCTGGCAACCAGACGGCTGTTACCACCCGCTGGTGGACCGCCCCCTGCTGCAGGAGTGTATGACGGACAGGAAG GTGATGTTCATCGGAGACTCGACCAATCGGGGGATGATGTACTTCCTGATGGAGCGGGTCAACTCTAGTCTGGAGGACTGGGGCAAAGCTCACGACACGCTGGTGTACCGGAACCTGAATGGGGGGCGGAGCCTCGTCAGCTACTCCTACTATCCTCAGTTCTGGTTGGGGAAGAAGCAGAGACCCACCTTCAGACGGGCTCTACTGCAGCTGCTCAACAG GTCGCGACCTCTGGAGAACTCCAACCGGACGGTTCTGGTGGTGGGCGGAGTCCAGTGGCTCAACATGGGTCACCTGAGAACAGTCAGAGAGGTTCTGGAGAG AGAGTCTCTGGGGAACATCCTGGTGGTGGTCAAGTCTTTGGGGATGGGGTTCCACCTTCCAGTGGACGGGATCCGGTCTCTCAGCCTG GCAGAGATACAGACCCTGTACCAAGAGAATGCCAACATCATCGCCACCGCAAAGCATCATGGGTACGAGGTCATCGACACATTCAGCATCACGATGGGTCGATACAAAGAGTTCCTGCAGGGACGATGTGCCTGCCACTTCCACGAG GTGGAGAAGCTCTGGTCCACTAAACCTCCCAGCGACACGTCGTCAACCACCAACAGGACCAGAACCTCACCTGGACTCAGCAGCCAATTGGCCCTGTCGGACACGGACCAGGAGGTGGAGTCTAAGCCCTCCACCTATCACGTGAGAGGACCAGTTAACCAGGTGTATTCTGAGATCCTGCTGAGCCGCATTTGTCCCAAAACCAGAAACTGA